The genomic DNA CGGATCGAGTAACATTCCAGAGTTATCATCCTCAAGGGTGTGAAGCAACGGTTACGGGCGCGGAGGAATTTCAAGTGAAAGTAGCCGTGGATCACGGTGATTTTCAAACGAACTGTAGCTGTCCTTCACTCCCTTCTTTTAAAAATGAATGTCAGCATATTGCTGCTGTGTTATTAGCCATTTATGACTATCAGAAAAAAGGGACGGTCCCTTTTATACCAAGCGAGCATCCTACAGCGAATCAGGAACTAACAGACGGGTTGTTAACCCTGTTTGCCAATCAACCCAAGAGGTCGAGTGGACATCAGCTCCATTTTGAAAATCGGCAAGTCGTAGAGGCTGCAATTACTTGCAAAATCATTTCCGTAATGGATAAAGAGATGCTAGGGGTAGAGCTTACTATTCAATCCATTTTAGTCCAAGATATACGAGATTTCCTAGAGAACATGAAAAAAGGGACACCCATAGCCCTTTCAGATACTTTTACTTTTGATCCGAGTGTTCATTGTTTCCAAAGAGAAACGGACGCGGTGATTTCACAGCTTGTTCAAGTGATCCATGATGAAAAGGTGCATGGTGTTGTACCAAACAGCCAAATGCTACTGATCACGCCAACATCTTGGGAAAGGCTACTCCCTTTTCTTGTAAAAGCACCACAAGTAAGTTTACAGGTTGATGAACTCACTTATAGCGGAATCCGACTTTCTAAAAATACGCTTCCTTTGCAATTTGAAGTAACAGACGTAAAGGGTGGAGGCTATCAACTGAAAGTTCAAGGCTTGGATCAAATCATCGTGATGGATTCATATGGACTTGTTTTGGCTAAAGGGGAGATATACCAAATTCCTTATGAAGATATGGACCGACTGGTTGAAATGAAACAGATGTTAGAAAATACGAAGGCAGGGAGTATTCCCATTCCAAAGGAACAATTTGACTTTTTCTTGGAAAAAGTGGTTCCAGGTTTAAAAAAGTTGGGAACCGTGCAAATATCATCTACCGTCTCCAATCAACTCTTTCACACGCCGCTCATAGCGAAGTTGTACCTTGATCGAGTAAGTAATCGGCTTCTCGCGGGATTGGAATTTCACTATGAAAATATAGTAATTAACCCACTAGAAAGTCATCAACAACAAGCAAGATTTATTGCAGCAAGGGATGTTGGGAAAGAGCAAGCGATCCTGAAGCTAATGGAGGAAAGTTCATTTGCAACGACGGACAGTGGATATGTTCTGCATAATGAGGAATTGGAGTATGAATTTTTATATCATGCTGTTCCGAAGCTAGAGAAGCTCGTGCAAATATATGCAACGACAGCTGTCAGAAACCGGTTGTTCAAGGAAAGTGCCCACCCTAAAATCCGGATTAAAATGAAAAAAGAACGAACCAATTGGCTTGAATTCAAGTTTGAAATGGAGGGCATGGCAGAGAAAGAGATTCGTGCCGTGCTAGCAGCGTTAGAGGAAAAGCGAAAATACTATCGTTTGAAAAATGGATCGCTGCTCTCGTTGGAAACAAGAGAATTTGAAGAAATTGATCGTTTCCTTCATTCACTTCCCATCCAACCAGAAGATTGGGAAAATGAATTAAACATCCCTGTCGTTCGAGGGCTACAGCTTTTAGATGGTGATAGTAAAGTATTTATGTTTGAGGATTCCTTTCGTCAATTTATAAATACCATTCAAAATCCAGGTGAAATGAAGTTTGAAGTACCAAAACCGGTAGAGCCGATTCTCCATGAGTATCAGAAGCAAGGTTACCAATGGATGAAAACGCTCGCCCATTTTGGATTTGGCGGAATTCTAGCAGATGATATGGGACTTGGGAAAACCTTGCAGAGCATTTCCTTCATATTGTCAGAGCTTTCTACCATACGTGAAAAAAAGCTACCTGTTCTTGTTGTCTGTCCATCATCTCTAACGTATAACTGGTTAAGTGAAATGATGAAGTTTGCTCCAGAGCTACAAGCCGTTGTGATGGATGGAACGAAAACGGAAAGGGTAAAACTTCAGAATAACCTGGATGGGTTAGACGTTTTGATCACCTCGTATCCATTGTTATTAAAAGATTTGACCTGGTACCAAAAACAGTCGTTTCGTGTGGTTTTCTTTGATGAAGCACAAGCCTTTAAAAATCCAGTTTCACAAACAGCGAAAGCCGTGCGAAGGATACAAGCTAATTATCGCTTTGCCCTTACAGGGACTCCGGTGGAAAATTCCTTAGAAGAACTCTGGTCTATTTTCCACGTTGTGTTTCCTGAACTTTTTCTCGGATTCAAGGAGTACAGCAATCTAACAAGAAAGCAAATTGCTCGGAGGATTCGCCCGTTTTTACTGCGAAGAATGAAGGAAGAGGTACTTTCTGACATTCCTGGAAAAATGGAGTGGATAGAGACCGTGGAGCTTCTCCCAGATCAGAAGAATTTGTATGCCGCGTATCTTGCCAAACTGAAAGAAGATACGTTAAAGCATTTGGACAAGGACACGATAAGGAAAAATCGGATTAAAATCTTGGCTGGATTAACGCGATTAAGACAGATTTGTTGTCATCCTGGTTTATTTGTAGATGGATATAAAGGAAGTTCGTCAAAATTTGAACAGCTCATGAAGATTGTGGATGAAGCAAAGTTTTCTGGAAGACGGGTGCTGATTTTTTCTCAGTTTACGAAAATGCTCACTCTGATTGGCAGGGAACTAGCTAATCAAGGGATCCCTTTTTTCTACTTGGATGGTCAGACACCTTCGGAAGAACGTCTAGAAAGATGCAATCGATTTAACGATGGTGAACGGGATATTTTTCTTATATCGTTAAAAGCGGGTGGAACGGGACTGAATTTAACAGGGGCGGATACGGTTATTTTATATGACCTTTGGTGGAATCCGGCTGTGGAGGAGCAAGCGGCAGACCGTGCACATCGGATTGGTCAGACGAATGAAGTGCAAGTGATCAAGCTGATTGCACGCGGGACTATCGAGGAGAAAATCAATGAACTGCAGGAGAAAAAGAGAGATCTTGTGTCAGAGATTATTGATTCTAAGCGGAATTCCACTCCTTCTCTTACAGAAGATGATATTCGTGAGATATTAATGATTTAGTTATGGTGAAATCTACATCTCGAGTCTTAGAAGAAGTTACAACCTTGGTTTCTATTTAGATAAGAAAAGTCACTTTATACTTATAGTATCTTAAATAAGATGGAGTGGTTTTATGACGGACTTTCTACTAACACTAATAGATAAATGGGGGATAGGCGGAATTTTGTTTTCCTTATTCATTGAGGGAAGTGCCTTTCCTTTTGTTGGAACTTTTTTTATAGTCACAGTAGGGTTTATTTTAAATTTATCCTGGATTGAAGTAGCATGGATTTCACTAACTGGAAGTTTTTTATATGCTCTCGGGAGCTATATCCCTTATACCATTGGATATAAATTAGGGAATTCTGTTGAAAATAGATTGAACCTGACTCAAAGAGAAAAGTTGGTAAAGGTAAAGAATCGGTTGAACAAGTATGGTGTGTGGAGTATTGCGGTATTAAGTCCCCTTCATTTAGGTAACGTGATTCCTTTTATTGCAGGAATGTCTAATATGAAAGTTCTTCCTTATACGGCACTTACGATGTTAGGAATAGGGCCATCGACTTTCCTTTTGTTAAGTATTGGTCGTTATTATGACGGTGATGCTAAACAAATGATAAATAGGATTACTGAATATCAAACCATGTTACTAGTTATGCTTGGAGCCATGACGATTGGTTATATAAGTTGGAAAGTACTAAAACAGCGTAATCAAAGGAAAAGAATGAATGTAGTTAATAGATAAGGAGAACTTCCTAATAATGGGGAGCTCTCCTTTTTATATTTAATTTGTCAGAGGCTAGTATCGAGCCATATGCAATTGCTCACACTTTTGCATCTAAGGTATTGATTGTTTGCTATATTAAACGGCTATTCAGGTAAAATTTTTTACTAAAAATAAGTATAGTTATTTATGTATATGGCAAAAAAATAGTGGAATACGGTATATTTCGTAGTGAAGATTGAATACTTGGGGTTTGGAATGAAAGGATAAAAAGTACTGTTTGATACCATATAATCGTTAGTAAAATACTTTTCTGAAATTTTTTTACTAGTTTTAGTAAAAATATATTTACAAGTTTTACTGTTAGTGATATATTTTAATTACTGAAGCGCTTTCAATAAAAATGTAAACCAATGTGAGAGGATGTAAGCTATGAAGAAGTTTAAAAAGTATTTTAGCGTTATGAGCGGTATTGCTTTAAGTTTATCTTTAGTAGCGTGTGGACCTCAAGAAAGTAGTACGGAGAGTACTGGTTCGAACGATTCTTCCAAGAACAAAGAGTATGATTTACTAGTTTGGGAGGATATTGAAAAAGGAGCAGGTATTAAAGATGCGATTGCTAAGTTTGAAGAAGAAAATGGAGTAAAGGTGAAAGTAGTTGAAAAAGCCTATGCTCAACAAATAGAAGATTTACGTATGGATGGACCGGGTGGTACAGGACCAGATGTACTTACCATGCCGGGAGACCAAATTGGAACGGCGGTAACCGAAGGATTAATCAAAGAGTTAAATGTAGCTGAAGATGTTCAATCTATTTATACAGAAGTAGCTATGAAGTCGCAAATGGTAGAAAACAAGGTGTATGGTTTACCTAAAGCTGTAGAAACTACCATGCTTTATTACAATAAAGATTTAGTTTCTGAAGCAGAACTTCCAACCACTCTTGACGGATGGTATGACTACTCTAAGAAGGTAACGGATGGAGAAAAATTTGGATTCCTAGCTTTGTTTGACCAAATCTACTATGCACAAAGCATTTTGAGTGGGTATGGTGGATATATTTTCGGAACCGATGACAAAGGCAATTACGATCCTGCCGATATCGGGTTAAATACCAAAGGTGCTCTTGAAGGGGCAGAGTATATTCAAAAGTTCTATAAAGAAGGTCTATTTCCAGCTGGAATCATTGGTGAACAAGGAATTAATGTTCTTGAATCGTTGTTTACGGAAGGAAAAGCTGCTGCTGTCATTTCAGGTCCTTGGAATATTGATCCATTTACAAAAGCAGGAATCAATTTTGGTGTAACCAAATTACCTGAGCTTTCAAATGGTGAGAATATGAGTTCGTTCGTTGGAGTGAAGAGTTATAATGTGAGCTCTTATAGTAAAAATGCTGAACTTGCTGAGAAGTTAGTTGTATTTTTAGCAAATGAAGAAAATTCAAAAGCTCGATATGAAGTGACCAAGGAAGTTCCAGCTGTACAAGCACTTGCTAATGATCCTGTTGTAGCAGAAAGTGAAGCAGCCCAAGCGGTAGCTGAGCAATCGCAATTTGCTGAATTAACTCCAAACATTCCAGAAATGAACGAAGTTTGGACACCAACAGACTCTGCCCTGCAAACCATCGCAACTGGTAAAGCTCAACCTAAAGAAGCGTTGGAGCAAGCCGTTGAAACGATTAAAGGACAGATCGAAGCGAAGCATGGTGGAAAATAATTTGTAAGTAAACAATGGTGTCAAACGGTCCTTATGTTTGACACCATTTATTATAAGGACGGAATCTATCACACGAACGTCTAATAAGAGGTGAAAAAAGTGCAACATCGCAAAACGGCTTTGCTTTTATCAATCATTCCAGGGCTTGGTCAATTTTACAATAAGCAGTGGATAAAAGGGCTTTTATTTCTACTTTTAGCGGTTTCGTTTTTTGCAGTATTTGGTGATTTATTGAATATGGGATTTTGGGGGCTTTTCACACTTGGAACGGAAGTGCCCCGAGATAACTCGATCTTTCTCCTTGCGGAAGGGATTATTGCTGTCATTGTAACGATTTTTGGGCTTGCCTTTTACTATATTAATCTACGAGATGCTTATAAGAACGGGGCTTTGAGAGATAAAAATCAGCGGCTGCATTCTCTTAAGGAGGATTACCGCAATTTAATTGAGCAGGGTTACCCTTATGTGATCAGTGGACCATCACTCTTTATTTTAATATTTGCAGTCATTTTCCCTATTTTATTTAGTTTCGCATTAGCGTTTACGAACTACGATTTATACCATTCTCCACCGGCTAACTTAGCTGATTGGGTCGGGTTAGAAACATTTTTTGAAATCTTCACCGTTGATATTTGGCGTTCTACCTTCTTTGATGTATTAGCTTGGACGGTTATTTGGACGCTTGTGGCTTCTACTTTGCAGGTGAGCCTTGGAGTGTTTCTTGCGGTTTTAGTCAATCAGAAAGATGTGAAATTTACTAAGTTCTATCGAACGGTTCTTGTTCTTCCTTGGGCAGTACCTGGGTTTGTAACGATCTTAATATTTGCAGGATTATTTAATGATAGCTTTGGGGCAATCAATAACGATATACTGGCTGCTTTTGGAATTCAGTCCATTCCGTGGCTAACTGATGAAAATTGGACACGAGTAGCATTAATTCTTATGCAGGGCTGGTTAGGTTTCCCTTATATTTTCTTAGTAACAACAGGTGTCCTTCAGTCCATTCCGGATGACCTTTATGAAGCAGCAACGATTGATGGAGCGTCTGTTTTTGCAAAGTTTCGCCATATTACAATGCCTATGATTTTAATCGCAATGGCTCCGATCATTATTACTTAATACACGTTTAACTTTAATAACTTTAATATTATTTATCTATTTAATGGTGGTGGACCTGCTGTACCAGGATCGACGGCTGGAGGAACGGATATACTCGTTTCATGGATATACAAATTAACGATGCAATCGAGTCAGTATTCACTGGCGGCTGCATTAACCATCTTGCTATCAGTATTTGTTATCGCGATTGCACTATGGCAATTTAGACGTACGAATTCCTTTAAAGAGGGGGCTTAAAGGATGCTGAAAGATATGAAAAAACAAAAATTCTTTCGTCTCCTGTTTACACATTTGATATTAGTTTTTATGACAGTGATCATTATTTATCCATTAATTTGGACCGTTGGTGCGAGCTTTAATCCGGGAAACAGCTTGATTAGCACGTCCATCATTCCTAAAAACCCTACACTTGATCATTATCGCGAATTGTTTGCAGGGAAGGAAAGTTTGCAATATGGAAAATGGTATGCAAATTCCTTGAAAATTAGTGTTTTTACCATGATAGGGACGGTAATAAGTGTTTCTTTTACTGCCTATGCATTTTCTCGGTTTCGCTTTAAGGGAAGACAAAAAGCCTTAACATTGTTTCTATTACTACAAATGATTCCACAATTTTCTGCTCTAATTGCTCTATTTGTATTAGCGCAAATACTAGGCATGATGAATAGTCATTGGCTATTAATCCTTTTATATATTGGTGGACAAATTCCTATGAACACTTATTTGATGAAAGGATATATGGACTCGATTCCCATGGACTTGGATGAAAGCGCGAAAATTGATGGAGCAAGTAATACAAGGATCTTTTTACAAATCCTTATGCCTTTATCACGACCAATGATTGCGGTCGTCGCGATGAATGGTTTTACCGGGCCGCTGGGAGATTTCGTTTTATCATCAACCATTTTACGAACACCTGAGGCGTACACCCTACCGATTGGATTATATAACCTCGTTAATGATGTAATGGGGGCTAGCTACACGACCTTTGCAGCTGGAGCCATACTGATCAGTATTCCGATTGCGATTATATTCATTTTGCTTCAGAAGCACTTTGTATCAGGACTAACAG from Robertmurraya sp. FSL R5-0851 includes the following:
- a CDS encoding sugar ABC transporter permease — encoded protein: MLKDMKKQKFFRLLFTHLILVFMTVIIIYPLIWTVGASFNPGNSLISTSIIPKNPTLDHYRELFAGKESLQYGKWYANSLKISVFTMIGTVISVSFTAYAFSRFRFKGRQKALTLFLLLQMIPQFSALIALFVLAQILGMMNSHWLLILLYIGGQIPMNTYLMKGYMDSIPMDLDESAKIDGASNTRIFLQILMPLSRPMIAVVAMNGFTGPLGDFVLSSTILRTPEAYTLPIGLYNLVNDVMGASYTTFAAGAILISIPIAIIFILLQKHFVSGLTAGGTKG
- a CDS encoding DEAD/DEAH box helicase — its product is MNIRLNHKIIKDMCGTVSFKRGDSFYRADRVTFQSYHPQGCEATVTGAEEFQVKVAVDHGDFQTNCSCPSLPSFKNECQHIAAVLLAIYDYQKKGTVPFIPSEHPTANQELTDGLLTLFANQPKRSSGHQLHFENRQVVEAAITCKIISVMDKEMLGVELTIQSILVQDIRDFLENMKKGTPIALSDTFTFDPSVHCFQRETDAVISQLVQVIHDEKVHGVVPNSQMLLITPTSWERLLPFLVKAPQVSLQVDELTYSGIRLSKNTLPLQFEVTDVKGGGYQLKVQGLDQIIVMDSYGLVLAKGEIYQIPYEDMDRLVEMKQMLENTKAGSIPIPKEQFDFFLEKVVPGLKKLGTVQISSTVSNQLFHTPLIAKLYLDRVSNRLLAGLEFHYENIVINPLESHQQQARFIAARDVGKEQAILKLMEESSFATTDSGYVLHNEELEYEFLYHAVPKLEKLVQIYATTAVRNRLFKESAHPKIRIKMKKERTNWLEFKFEMEGMAEKEIRAVLAALEEKRKYYRLKNGSLLSLETREFEEIDRFLHSLPIQPEDWENELNIPVVRGLQLLDGDSKVFMFEDSFRQFINTIQNPGEMKFEVPKPVEPILHEYQKQGYQWMKTLAHFGFGGILADDMGLGKTLQSISFILSELSTIREKKLPVLVVCPSSLTYNWLSEMMKFAPELQAVVMDGTKTERVKLQNNLDGLDVLITSYPLLLKDLTWYQKQSFRVVFFDEAQAFKNPVSQTAKAVRRIQANYRFALTGTPVENSLEELWSIFHVVFPELFLGFKEYSNLTRKQIARRIRPFLLRRMKEEVLSDIPGKMEWIETVELLPDQKNLYAAYLAKLKEDTLKHLDKDTIRKNRIKILAGLTRLRQICCHPGLFVDGYKGSSSKFEQLMKIVDEAKFSGRRVLIFSQFTKMLTLIGRELANQGIPFFYLDGQTPSEERLERCNRFNDGERDIFLISLKAGGTGLNLTGADTVILYDLWWNPAVEEQAADRAHRIGQTNEVQVIKLIARGTIEEKINELQEKKRDLVSEIIDSKRNSTPSLTEDDIREILMI
- a CDS encoding extracellular solute-binding protein, whose amino-acid sequence is MKKFKKYFSVMSGIALSLSLVACGPQESSTESTGSNDSSKNKEYDLLVWEDIEKGAGIKDAIAKFEEENGVKVKVVEKAYAQQIEDLRMDGPGGTGPDVLTMPGDQIGTAVTEGLIKELNVAEDVQSIYTEVAMKSQMVENKVYGLPKAVETTMLYYNKDLVSEAELPTTLDGWYDYSKKVTDGEKFGFLALFDQIYYAQSILSGYGGYIFGTDDKGNYDPADIGLNTKGALEGAEYIQKFYKEGLFPAGIIGEQGINVLESLFTEGKAAAVISGPWNIDPFTKAGINFGVTKLPELSNGENMSSFVGVKSYNVSSYSKNAELAEKLVVFLANEENSKARYEVTKEVPAVQALANDPVVAESEAAQAVAEQSQFAELTPNIPEMNEVWTPTDSALQTIATGKAQPKEALEQAVETIKGQIEAKHGGK
- a CDS encoding VTT domain-containing protein, translated to MTDFLLTLIDKWGIGGILFSLFIEGSAFPFVGTFFIVTVGFILNLSWIEVAWISLTGSFLYALGSYIPYTIGYKLGNSVENRLNLTQREKLVKVKNRLNKYGVWSIAVLSPLHLGNVIPFIAGMSNMKVLPYTALTMLGIGPSTFLLLSIGRYYDGDAKQMINRITEYQTMLLVMLGAMTIGYISWKVLKQRNQRKRMNVVNR